From a region of the Aeoliella mucimassa genome:
- a CDS encoding sialidase family protein → MRSSLTVLLCSVALFSFGNPSIADEPRGYTIPTINLADQTERQVIVDREPGQYLGHPTTLLLEDGKTILCVYPKGHGRGAVVYKRSSDGGLTWSDRLPTPSSWATSQEVPTLHRVVDAEGTKRIIMWSGRYPARLAVSEDDGQSWSELKQVGDWGGIVVMGFVEPLAKPGHYLAMFHDDGRYFTKSSQRANPVEFTLYKTLSTDGGLTWSDPIAVQHDSKVHLCEPGCIRSPDGTQMAVLLRENSRRRNSYVIFSDDEGESWTEPRELPAALTGDRHTGKYAPDGRLFISFRDQTHDSPTKGDWVAWVGTYDDIVAGREGQYRVRLMDNHKGADCAYPGVEVLPDGTFVTTTYGHWTPGEPPYVCSVRLKLEELDSLAKEQQSE, encoded by the coding sequence ATGCGGTCTTCTCTAACGGTTCTGCTCTGTTCTGTTGCTCTGTTTTCGTTCGGTAATCCTTCGATAGCGGACGAGCCACGCGGCTATACGATTCCGACAATCAATCTCGCCGATCAAACCGAGCGTCAGGTAATCGTCGATCGGGAGCCAGGTCAGTACCTGGGGCATCCGACGACGTTGTTGCTCGAAGATGGCAAGACCATCCTGTGCGTGTACCCCAAAGGCCATGGCCGAGGGGCGGTGGTTTACAAGCGAAGCTCCGACGGCGGGCTCACCTGGTCGGACCGGCTGCCGACCCCCAGTTCGTGGGCCACCAGCCAAGAGGTGCCGACCCTGCACCGAGTGGTCGACGCCGAAGGAACCAAGCGAATCATCATGTGGTCGGGCCGCTACCCCGCTCGCTTGGCGGTGTCGGAGGACGACGGCCAAAGCTGGAGCGAACTCAAGCAAGTCGGCGATTGGGGCGGCATCGTAGTCATGGGCTTTGTCGAACCGCTGGCCAAGCCGGGCCATTATCTGGCGATGTTCCACGACGACGGGCGGTATTTCACAAAAAGTAGTCAACGGGCTAATCCGGTGGAGTTCACGCTTTACAAAACGTTGTCGACCGATGGTGGGCTCACCTGGTCGGATCCGATCGCGGTGCAGCATGATTCCAAGGTGCATCTGTGCGAGCCGGGCTGCATCCGCTCGCCCGACGGAACGCAAATGGCCGTGCTGCTTCGCGAAAATTCTCGTCGTCGAAACTCATATGTAATTTTCTCCGATGATGAAGGGGAATCGTGGACCGAGCCGCGCGAGCTACCAGCCGCGCTGACCGGCGATCGCCACACCGGCAAGTACGCTCCTGACGGTCGGCTGTTCATTTCGTTTCGCGATCAAACCCACGACAGCCCGACGAAGGGGGATTGGGTCGCCTGGGTCGGTACCTACGACGACATTGTCGCCGGTCGCGAAGGGCAGTATCGCGTGCGGTTGATGGACAACCATAAGGGCGCCGACTGCGCCTATCCCGGCGTCGAAGTCTTGCCCGACGGGACGTTTGTTACCACCACTTACGGGCACTGGACCCCCGGCGAGCCGCCCTACGTGTGCAGCGTCCGGTTGAAGCTCGAAGAGCTCGATTCGCTGGCCAAAGAGCAGCAGAGCGAGTAA
- the xylA gene encoding xylose isomerase — translation MTAFPEIESIAYEGPDSLNPLAFRHYNADEVIEGRTMREHLRFSVVYWHTFRATGADPFGAPTMQRPWDDGSESIENAQNRVRVAFEFFEKLGVPYYAFHDRDIAPEGNSLSESHKNLDAIAAVMKEEQQRTGVKLLWGTANMFSNPRYMHGAATSCNAEVYAYAAAQVKKALEITHELGGEGYTFWGGREGYQCLWNTDLKREQEHLARFLHMAVDYAKQIGFTGPFYIEPKPKEPTKHQYDSDAAACLNFLRQFDLMDHFKLNLETNHATLAGHTMQHELEVAGSAGALGSIDANTGDLLLGWDTDQFPTDIYVTTQCMHSILKYGGLKTGGVNFDAKVRRESFEPIDLFYAHVGGMDAFARGLKIAAAMRADGRLEQMVADRYASWNSGLGAEIEAGQHTLESLEKIMLEKGQAAPNQSGRQELFENVINQYM, via the coding sequence ATGACTGCTTTTCCTGAGATCGAATCGATCGCTTACGAAGGTCCCGACAGCCTGAACCCGCTGGCGTTCCGTCACTACAATGCCGACGAAGTGATCGAAGGCCGCACGATGCGCGAGCACCTGCGTTTTAGTGTGGTGTACTGGCACACGTTCCGCGCCACAGGTGCCGACCCGTTCGGCGCACCGACCATGCAACGTCCCTGGGACGACGGAAGTGAGTCGATTGAGAATGCCCAGAACCGAGTGCGTGTTGCGTTTGAGTTTTTTGAGAAACTGGGAGTCCCGTATTACGCGTTCCACGATCGCGATATCGCACCCGAAGGCAATTCGCTGAGCGAGTCGCACAAGAATCTCGACGCGATCGCTGCGGTGATGAAGGAAGAGCAACAGCGTACCGGCGTCAAGCTGTTGTGGGGCACGGCCAACATGTTCTCGAACCCGCGTTACATGCACGGGGCGGCAACCAGTTGCAATGCCGAAGTGTACGCGTACGCGGCCGCGCAAGTGAAGAAGGCGCTGGAGATCACCCACGAACTCGGCGGCGAAGGCTACACCTTCTGGGGTGGTCGCGAAGGCTACCAGTGCTTGTGGAATACCGACCTGAAACGCGAGCAGGAACATCTCGCCCGCTTCCTGCACATGGCGGTCGACTACGCGAAGCAAATCGGCTTTACCGGGCCGTTTTACATCGAGCCGAAGCCCAAGGAACCGACCAAGCATCAATACGACAGCGACGCGGCCGCCTGCTTGAACTTCCTGCGTCAGTTCGATTTGATGGATCACTTCAAGCTGAACCTCGAGACGAACCACGCCACTCTGGCCGGGCACACCATGCAGCACGAACTCGAAGTCGCCGGATCGGCTGGCGCGCTTGGTTCGATCGACGCCAACACCGGCGACTTGTTGCTCGGTTGGGATACCGACCAGTTCCCGACCGACATTTACGTGACCACGCAGTGCATGCATTCGATTCTTAAGTATGGTGGGCTTAAGACCGGCGGCGTGAACTTCGACGCCAAGGTGCGCCGGGAGAGCTTCGAGCCGATCGATTTGTTCTATGCTCATGTCGGTGGGATGGATGCCTTCGCTCGGGGGTTGAAGATTGCCGCCGCAATGCGTGCGGATGGACGACTCGAGCAGATGGTCGCCGATCGCTACGCGAGCTGGAACAGCGGACTCGGTGCGGAGATCGAAGCCGGCCAGCACACGCTCGAATCGCTCGAGAAAATCATGCTCGAAAAAGGCCAGGCGGCACCGAATCAAAGCGGCCGCCAAGAGCTGTTTGAGAACGTGATTAACCAGTACATGTAA
- a CDS encoding alkaline phosphatase has product MLIRLFCLASCVLSAAFVEADEIRDMQTQAIETKHCDAVHWGVDSSRYSSWTSHSNRLIPVYAFGTKGAGEGIDLDSYTGENSPYRDPQKVQHLYQSDVQTSLDSEATYMDQTNIFDLELAAVEAGKKHVFLVVFDGMDWPTTRIAAIYNEQKVSYDEGRGTGTHFQEYQAGGTTQYGWMVTSPYRDGAQVDVNSQRVKNPGSGLPGGYNAQIAGRYPWSLATVPEYLIAGPRDALVRHAYTDSATSATSMNCGVKSYNGAIGVTYEGRPQPSVAHLAQAAGYKIGVVTSVPISHATPAATYSHNVSRNDYQDITRDLLGLPSVSHPEQALQGVDVLIGAGFGVDTDSDRGQGENFVVGNKYLTDQDLKAIDMDHGGNYSVALRTEGVAGKDTLTAAVNKAIENKTRLFGFYGVYGFGGSNDGHLPYASADGAYDPAPGVSGGPIEYSEGDVQENPKLAEMTTAALAVLEATDKPFWMMVEAGDVDWANHDNNIDNSIGAVNSGDAAVKVITDWVEKNSSWEESVLIVTADHGHYMMIDHPELLIRPTQPVTESTDESSK; this is encoded by the coding sequence ATGTTGATTCGTCTGTTTTGTCTTGCCAGTTGTGTGCTTTCTGCCGCGTTCGTCGAAGCCGACGAGATTCGCGACATGCAAACTCAAGCCATCGAAACCAAGCACTGCGACGCAGTGCATTGGGGAGTCGACAGCAGTCGTTACAGTTCGTGGACATCGCATAGCAATCGCTTGATTCCCGTCTACGCATTTGGCACCAAGGGAGCCGGCGAAGGAATCGACCTCGATAGCTACACCGGCGAGAACAGCCCGTACCGCGACCCTCAGAAGGTTCAGCATCTCTATCAGAGCGATGTGCAAACTTCGCTCGATAGCGAAGCGACCTACATGGATCAAACCAATATCTTTGATCTCGAACTCGCCGCGGTCGAAGCGGGCAAGAAGCATGTGTTTCTTGTTGTGTTCGATGGCATGGACTGGCCGACCACTCGCATCGCTGCGATCTACAACGAGCAAAAGGTGAGCTACGACGAAGGTCGAGGCACCGGCACTCACTTTCAAGAGTATCAGGCGGGGGGAACCACCCAGTACGGTTGGATGGTCACGAGCCCCTATCGCGATGGAGCGCAGGTGGATGTCAACTCGCAACGCGTAAAGAATCCCGGCAGCGGGTTGCCAGGCGGATACAACGCCCAGATTGCTGGTCGCTACCCGTGGAGTCTTGCGACCGTGCCCGAGTACCTGATTGCCGGTCCGCGCGACGCCCTGGTGCGTCATGCCTATACCGACTCGGCAACTTCGGCCACGAGCATGAACTGCGGCGTTAAGTCGTACAACGGAGCAATCGGTGTTACTTACGAAGGTCGCCCCCAACCGAGTGTAGCCCACCTTGCTCAGGCTGCCGGCTATAAGATCGGGGTTGTCACCAGCGTGCCAATCAGCCATGCGACCCCTGCGGCTACCTACTCTCACAACGTGAGTCGTAACGATTACCAAGACATCACCCGCGACTTGCTGGGACTTCCTTCGGTTAGCCATCCCGAGCAAGCCCTTCAGGGAGTCGATGTATTGATCGGCGCCGGCTTTGGCGTCGATACCGATAGCGACCGTGGCCAAGGCGAGAATTTCGTGGTTGGTAACAAGTACCTGACCGACCAGGATCTTAAAGCAATCGATATGGATCATGGTGGTAATTACTCGGTGGCCCTCCGCACCGAAGGGGTCGCCGGCAAAGACACGCTGACCGCTGCGGTAAACAAGGCGATTGAGAACAAGACTCGCCTCTTTGGTTTCTACGGCGTCTACGGCTTCGGCGGTTCGAACGATGGCCACCTGCCTTACGCCTCGGCCGACGGAGCTTACGACCCCGCGCCAGGCGTGAGCGGCGGGCCGATCGAATACAGCGAGGGCGATGTGCAGGAGAATCCCAAGCTGGCCGAAATGACCACCGCTGCTCTCGCCGTGTTGGAGGCCACCGACAAGCCATTCTGGATGATGGTGGAAGCGGGCGACGTCGACTGGGCAAACCACGACAACAACATCGACAACTCGATCGGCGCCGTGAACTCTGGTGACGCTGCGGTGAAAGTGATTACCGACTGGGTCGAGAAGAACAGTAGTTGGGAAGAATCGGTACTGATTGTCACTGCCGATCACGGGCACTACATGATGATCGACCACCCTGAATTGCTGATTCGCCCCACGCAGCCGGTCACCGAATCGACTGACGAATCGAGCAAATAA